In Clostridium omnivorum, the DNA window TCCTGTAGAGCATTTTTGATATTTGAAAGACAAGCTTTGTAATTATCAACATTAAGCCAGTAATATGGATTTTCTTTTATTACAATATCATTAATTTTGGTTTCCTTTTCGTAATTAATAAGTTTTATTCCTCTAGACCCATTTATTATTCCTACTTTGCTCTTTGACAATTTATCCTGAAAATCGGCTATCCATGTTTCAAATCCTGCTCCAGAATATATGAACAAGTCTTTTTTACTTATGTTTCCTATACTATCATCAGTAAACTGGAAATTGTAAATTCCATCACGAGAAGTAAACATAAAGTCCACTAAATGCTTTTCTTTCACTAAATCCTTTACCATATAATATAAATGTTTATCTGTGGTCTCTATATTTAATACAGTTTCCTTTTCCTTTTTTTCATTTGCAGCAGCATTATTTTGTTCAACAGAAATGGGCTTTACTGAACATGCGCTTAATATTATAACTATAAATATCAATGAAAATATATATATAAACTTTGCTTTCAAAGCTTTCACCTCTTAATTTACACCCTATGTATATTCAACTATTATTTTACATAATGTTGTCTTATAATGCAAACATATCTTTATTATGTAAGCAGCTACCTTTAGACCTTCTTCTACATTTAATGCTAAAATAAATAAGTATATTCCACAAATCAAAACTATATGGTAAAATAATGATACAATTTGTATTTACGAGGTACTTATCATGTATATAAGTTTAGAAAAAACTATTAGAGCTATGTCCATAGCCTTAGATTTAGCTGAAATAAGTTCGTCTTTAGATGCCAGTATTCTTAAATCAAATAACGGAGAAACTTATTCAGAACATACATTTTTGCATCATTCAAAAAAAGTTACATATATTTCTCTTGAAATTGGAAAAGTATTGAACTTAACCTCAAGTGAATTAGAAGAATTGTATGTAACTACTTTATTACACGACATTGGAGCTGCCAATAATGTTATTTGCAGCCATTATGCTTCAGAGACAGTTGAAGCTCATTGT includes these proteins:
- a CDS encoding metal ABC transporter substrate-binding protein → MKAKFIYIFSLIFIVIILSACSVKPISVEQNNAAANEKKEKETVLNIETTDKHLYYMVKDLVKEKHLVDFMFTSRDGIYNFQFTDDSIGNISKKDLFIYSGAGFETWIADFQDKLSKSKVGIINGSRGIKLINYEKETKINDIVIKENPYYWLNVDNYKACLSNIKNALQDKDSKNRDFYEENFSDALKNIEPYEKKAKDVSGKLGDYTFVVDGEDMDYFTKYLGIKAVKVYNYGVSSKEDTQSQADKLDKELKDKSKIIFLCDNEEKIKANENIINKYNMQLVNIIVYRDDLKYLDILDANLKSLSQLVEKRGISR